The Pseudomonas sp. R4-35-07 genome contains a region encoding:
- a CDS encoding amino acid adenylation domain-containing protein, whose translation MRHLDIVLCGRSHALARLTQELEQMGHTTHLLPTDNANEHCRLPSPDLLIDDASTTGVPHYPACHRLSLRMQSDDAGDVSAPLHLECLWRAGEGDWMTLGRREVGADTAGNGADQAQEAIVQMVELTSMHIGRYSRSADYLEAPREPVKALDRLLSLTRLDQLAWQHRHNATADIGVLQDARQPFVQRLADSLLANAERTALKVDGQGMSYAQLHAYSVAIQERLQPLLQSRAGELTVIGISLPKGTALYAAILAVIGCGAVYLPLDPNHPEERRGAILKHAKASLLIQDTDAGNPLPGLAILDISHLDFFHHGAKGYSRVALAPHQSLLRVPLAGAAPCVAIYTSGTTGQPKGVLLTVDNLSHFCAWYARYVELDRHSRALQFSTINFDASLLDIFPTLIQGAELIVPTEDQRRDPVALAELIQQEHVTHAFLPPALLSILALESLYGMQHLVTGGDVCEPHVIEQLAGQCQLHNIYGPTETTVLATCRTFLPGDNNRNLGVPIANTAVYLLDEQGQPVGQSGSGEIHIDGPGVGLGYLDAVQMTAERYRLHELPDGQLLRLYRTGDLARWTSDGIQIIGRLDNQVKIRGFRVEPEEIEHLLQSSQLFRQLAVVIDQQRRILAFFSQPHGGDGHAASEQLQAYALKHLPDYMRPSAYCLLDRLPATANGKIDRKALKNLPVNYKTQGPRQAPQNLTQETLLGLWATLLDMPGADISVDDSFFNLGGHSILLSQMLMGIREKFGKGVSINRFIEQPTLINLAKLIDQDVEATATVSPQALRDAMLRPELDVLPISRLGNLHKVIVTGSNGFLGVHIVEALLELGSTEVACLVRESAGMSAQQRFEQALIQNRLEHLDLSRVRVLAADISQPRLGLSQADYEWLDREYGVLIYNAANVNHVLDYESLVKDNVTPVLECLQLCEGRSKKVFNFISTLSASSTVDAQGRVLEEPPAFTPPIYIRNGYNLSKWVAERILWNASESGVWVNLYRPGNIAFNTRTGVCQPHQNRLMLMLKGSLQLKEVPELALNFDLMPVDFLARFIAFHASRHNRSKAVFNLHNPLPLSWAHYLEAFRAAGHDFQMVPVTQWQQRLSAIDSDNALFGVVGFYLNGFEEDIGDISMIEYRNALSGIRSMGEDYPAKNSALLQKGCDYLKQIDFI comes from the coding sequence ATGAGACACCTTGATATCGTTCTGTGCGGGCGCAGCCATGCGCTCGCCCGCCTTACGCAAGAGCTGGAGCAGATGGGCCATACGACGCATCTGCTGCCCACTGATAATGCTAATGAGCACTGCCGGTTACCGTCGCCGGACTTGCTGATCGATGATGCCAGCACGACAGGGGTCCCTCACTATCCGGCGTGTCACCGTCTATCGTTACGGATGCAGTCTGACGATGCCGGCGATGTGTCCGCGCCGTTGCACCTCGAATGCCTGTGGCGTGCGGGGGAGGGCGATTGGATGACGCTGGGGCGCCGTGAAGTTGGCGCCGATACGGCCGGCAATGGTGCGGACCAGGCGCAGGAAGCCATCGTGCAAATGGTGGAACTGACCAGCATGCACATTGGCCGCTACTCGCGCAGTGCCGACTACCTCGAGGCGCCGCGCGAACCAGTGAAGGCGCTCGACCGCCTGCTGAGCCTGACCCGGCTTGATCAATTGGCCTGGCAGCACCGCCACAATGCCACTGCCGACATCGGGGTGCTGCAGGACGCCCGGCAACCCTTCGTACAGCGCCTGGCGGACAGTCTGCTGGCCAATGCCGAGCGCACTGCCTTGAAAGTCGATGGGCAAGGCATGTCATATGCGCAACTGCACGCCTACAGCGTGGCCATCCAGGAGCGCCTGCAGCCTTTGCTTCAATCCCGGGCCGGGGAGTTGACCGTGATCGGCATCTCCTTGCCCAAAGGAACGGCGCTGTATGCCGCGATTCTCGCAGTGATTGGCTGTGGGGCCGTGTACCTGCCGCTGGACCCGAACCATCCCGAAGAGCGCCGCGGGGCGATCCTCAAGCATGCCAAAGCCAGCTTGCTGATCCAGGACACCGACGCTGGCAACCCGCTCCCGGGCCTGGCGATCCTGGACATCAGCCACCTGGATTTCTTCCACCATGGCGCCAAAGGTTACAGCCGCGTGGCCCTGGCTCCGCATCAAAGCCTGCTGCGCGTGCCGCTGGCAGGGGCGGCGCCTTGTGTGGCGATCTACACCTCAGGCACCACCGGGCAACCCAAGGGCGTATTACTGACGGTCGACAACCTGAGCCACTTTTGCGCATGGTATGCCCGTTATGTGGAACTGGATCGCCACAGCCGCGCCTTGCAGTTTTCCACGATCAATTTCGATGCCTCGTTGCTGGACATTTTCCCCACGCTGATCCAGGGCGCGGAGTTGATCGTACCCACCGAGGATCAGCGCCGTGATCCTGTGGCGCTGGCCGAATTGATTCAGCAGGAGCACGTGACGCATGCCTTCCTGCCACCGGCCTTGCTCAGCATCCTTGCGCTCGAATCGCTGTACGGCATGCAGCATCTGGTGACGGGCGGCGATGTGTGCGAGCCCCATGTCATCGAGCAACTGGCGGGGCAGTGCCAATTGCATAACATCTACGGGCCCACCGAGACGACCGTGCTTGCCACATGCCGCACTTTTCTGCCCGGCGACAACAATCGCAACCTTGGCGTGCCGATCGCCAATACCGCGGTTTACCTGCTCGATGAGCAGGGGCAGCCGGTAGGGCAAAGTGGCAGCGGCGAGATCCACATCGACGGGCCAGGGGTGGGCCTGGGTTATCTGGACGCCGTGCAAATGACTGCCGAGCGTTACCGCCTGCACGAATTGCCCGATGGTCAGCTGTTGCGTTTGTACCGCACCGGCGACCTGGCGCGCTGGACGTCAGACGGCATCCAGATCATCGGACGCCTGGATAATCAGGTGAAGATTCGCGGTTTTCGCGTCGAACCGGAAGAAATCGAACACTTGCTGCAATCGAGCCAGTTGTTTCGCCAATTGGCGGTGGTGATCGATCAGCAGCGGCGCATCCTGGCGTTTTTCTCCCAACCCCACGGCGGTGACGGACACGCGGCCAGCGAACAGTTGCAGGCTTATGCACTCAAGCACTTGCCCGATTACATGCGCCCCAGCGCCTACTGCCTGCTGGACCGCCTGCCGGCCACGGCCAACGGCAAAATCGACCGCAAGGCCTTGAAGAATCTTCCCGTCAATTACAAAACCCAGGGGCCACGCCAAGCGCCGCAGAACCTTACCCAGGAAACGTTGCTCGGGTTGTGGGCCACACTGCTCGACATGCCCGGTGCCGACATCTCGGTGGATGACAGCTTCTTCAACCTCGGCGGCCACTCGATCCTGTTGTCGCAAATGCTCATGGGCATTCGCGAGAAGTTCGGCAAGGGCGTTTCGATCAACCGTTTTATCGAACAGCCGACCCTGATCAACCTCGCCAAGCTCATCGACCAGGACGTGGAGGCCACGGCCACGGTCAGCCCTCAGGCCTTGCGTGACGCGATGCTGCGACCCGAGCTGGACGTGTTGCCGATCAGCCGCCTGGGCAACCTGCACAAGGTCATCGTCACCGGTTCCAATGGGTTTCTGGGGGTGCATATCGTCGAAGCGCTGCTGGAGCTGGGCAGCACCGAAGTGGCGTGCCTGGTGCGCGAATCAGCAGGAATGAGCGCCCAGCAGCGTTTCGAGCAGGCCTTGATTCAGAACCGTCTGGAGCACCTGGACTTGAGCCGCGTAAGGGTGCTGGCGGCGGATATCAGCCAGCCTCGACTGGGGCTGTCGCAGGCTGATTATGAGTGGCTGGACCGTGAATACGGCGTGTTGATCTATAACGCGGCCAACGTCAACCATGTGCTCGACTATGAGTCGCTGGTCAAGGACAACGTCACCCCCGTGCTGGAATGCCTGCAGCTGTGTGAAGGGCGCAGCAAGAAGGTGTTCAATTTCATTTCCACCTTGTCGGCTTCCAGCACGGTGGATGCGCAGGGGCGCGTGTTGGAAGAACCGCCGGCGTTCACGCCGCCGATCTACATTCGCAATGGCTACAACCTTTCCAAGTGGGTGGCTGAGCGCATCTTGTGGAACGCCAGTGAGTCGGGAGTGTGGGTCAACCTCTATCGTCCCGGCAACATTGCCTTCAATACGCGGACCGGTGTGTGCCAGCCCCATCAGAACCGGTTGATGCTGATGCTCAAAGGCTCATTGCAGCTTAAGGAAGTGCCTGAGCTGGCGCTGAACTTCGACCTGATGCCAGTGGACTTTCTCGCTCGGTTCATTGCGTTTCATGCCAGCCGGCACAACCGCTCCAAGGCGGTCTTCAACTTGCACAACCCGTTGCCCCTGAGCTGGGCGCACTACCTGGAGGCGTTTCGCGCCGCTGGTCACGATTTCCAGATGGTCCCGGTGACACAATGGCAGCAGCGCCTGTCGGCGATCGACAGTGACAACGCGTTATTCGGTGTAGTCGGCTTTTACCTCAATGGGTTTGAGGAAGACATCGGCGATATCTCGATGATCGAATACCGCAATGCGCTCTCAGGCATCCGTAGCATGGGTGAAGACTACCCGGCCAAGAACAGTGCGCTGCTGCAAAAAGGCTGCGACTACCTCAAGCAAATCGATTTCATCTAA
- a CDS encoding diiron oxygenase, whose translation MRAEEYQSFSEAWEERATIRTRPRRRLEDDEKLIFPISRQPLVMGATFIRECAHLQHFVLVQSLYKFINDVVIFETEIVDRTARSIAKDNFAIRFPFACRYDAMTVVVDEDYHALVAMDYMQQTIELTGIEPITLPAEIELSRSIPKALAMAPEHLKAAVELICVAVAENTLTNDVAAFARDDSVKASVKGLMADHLADEGRHSGFWAKLTRIYWSTAIEEDKRALAAIMPVFLAEYLTNDIQQGFDFALIEQLPVSPTVKAALREEVEGMSFPITPTHPLVGNIVRFFKHSAMLDAPCMQEALADYLR comes from the coding sequence ATGAGAGCTGAAGAATATCAATCATTTTCCGAGGCGTGGGAGGAGCGGGCGACGATTCGCACGCGACCGAGGCGTCGTTTGGAAGATGATGAAAAGTTAATATTCCCGATCAGTCGCCAACCGCTGGTAATGGGGGCAACGTTTATTCGCGAGTGTGCTCACTTGCAGCACTTCGTACTCGTTCAAAGCTTGTACAAGTTCATTAACGATGTAGTGATTTTCGAAACGGAAATTGTCGACAGAACGGCCAGAAGCATTGCGAAAGATAACTTCGCCATCCGCTTTCCGTTTGCGTGTCGGTATGACGCGATGACGGTGGTAGTCGATGAGGACTACCACGCATTGGTGGCGATGGACTACATGCAACAAACCATCGAACTGACCGGGATCGAGCCCATCACCTTGCCTGCGGAAATCGAACTCAGCCGGTCGATTCCCAAGGCCCTGGCAATGGCGCCCGAGCACCTCAAAGCAGCGGTTGAGCTGATCTGCGTTGCGGTTGCCGAAAATACCCTGACCAATGATGTCGCGGCATTTGCCCGGGACGATTCGGTCAAGGCATCGGTCAAGGGGCTGATGGCAGACCATCTGGCGGACGAGGGGCGGCACTCCGGCTTCTGGGCCAAGTTGACGCGCATTTACTGGAGCACAGCGATCGAGGAGGACAAGCGCGCGCTGGCCGCGATCATGCCGGTGTTCCTCGCCGAGTACCTGACCAACGACATCCAGCAGGGGTTCGATTTCGCCTTGATCGAGCAGTTGCCGGTGAGCCCTACGGTCAAGGCGGCGTTGCGTGAGGAGGTCGAAGGCATGAGTTTTCCGATCACCCCGACGCATCCGCTGGTGGGCAACATCGTCCGATTCTTCAAACACAGCGCCATGCTCGACGCTCCCTGCATGCAGGAAGCGCTCGCCGATTATCTGCGCTAG
- a CDS encoding DUF4437 domain-containing protein: MNVAVIEADQAQWVEVTSERGITLTVFKDTLDPINKTGIRTRLVRFHPGGGTREIYTHDYHEEVYLIEGDQTESASKDRPEKTYRDGGYFFRAAHTEHGPFHSEDGCLLFEVHYY, from the coding sequence ATGAACGTAGCAGTCATCGAAGCTGACCAGGCCCAATGGGTCGAGGTGACATCTGAGCGCGGTATTACCCTGACGGTATTCAAGGACACCTTGGACCCTATCAATAAAACCGGTATTCGCACGCGATTGGTGCGCTTTCATCCGGGCGGTGGTACCCGGGAGATTTACACGCACGATTATCACGAAGAAGTGTATTTGATTGAAGGCGACCAGACGGAGTCAGCCAGTAAAGATCGCCCCGAGAAAACCTATCGGGATGGCGGTTACTTCTTCAGGGCGGCGCACACCGAGCACGGGCCGTTCCATTCCGAAGACGGCTGTTTGTTGTTTGAAGTGCACTACTACTGA
- a CDS encoding DUF3050 domain-containing protein, translated as MEDKKSLLNAKKTELGNHRIFAEINSLPVLRAFMETHVFAVWDFMSLAKRLQQDLTCTRLPWLPPLDPAAAHLINEIILGEESDQNLQGGHYSHFELYLHAMREVGASTDKIEFFVKLMREGVDLQTALDRCGAGLAASAFVTDTIETAINASTHSVAAAFLHGRESVIPEMFQRILDDWDITADDAPTFRYYLQRHIEVDSEDHGPAAESLLARLVNGDAQRQEEVYESAIAAVQSRLALWDNLRVAMRENVSECVA; from the coding sequence ATGGAAGATAAAAAGTCGCTATTGAACGCAAAGAAAACGGAACTGGGCAATCATCGGATTTTTGCTGAAATCAATTCATTGCCTGTCCTGCGCGCCTTTATGGAAACCCATGTCTTTGCCGTGTGGGATTTCATGTCCCTGGCCAAGCGCCTGCAACAGGACCTGACGTGTACTCGCCTGCCTTGGCTCCCACCACTGGACCCGGCGGCAGCTCACCTGATCAACGAAATCATCCTCGGCGAAGAGTCCGACCAGAACCTGCAGGGCGGTCACTACAGTCATTTCGAACTCTACCTGCATGCCATGCGTGAAGTTGGCGCCAGCACCGACAAGATCGAATTCTTCGTCAAGCTGATGCGTGAAGGCGTCGATCTGCAGACCGCGTTGGACCGTTGTGGAGCAGGCCTGGCGGCTTCCGCGTTCGTGACCGATACCATCGAAACCGCAATCAATGCGTCGACGCACAGTGTCGCCGCCGCGTTCCTGCATGGCCGCGAGAGCGTGATTCCAGAGATGTTCCAGCGCATTCTCGATGACTGGGACATCACTGCCGACGATGCCCCGACGTTCCGCTACTACCTGCAACGCCATATTGAAGTTGACTCCGAAGATCACGGCCCGGCGGCGGAAAGCCTGCTCGCACGCCTGGTCAACGGTGATGCGCAACGCCAGGAAGAAGTGTATGAGTCGGCCATCGCCGCCGTGCAAAGTCGTCTGGCCTTGTGGGACAACTTGCGTGTCGCCATGCGTGAAAATGTCAGTGAGTGCGTGGCATGA
- a CDS encoding DHA2 family efflux MFS transporter permease subunit: MTEIGEKTVSFRAWVAVIGGLFGCFMAGMNVHVTSAALPEIEGSLGATFEEGSWISTAYLVAEIVMIPLTAWLVQVFSLRRVMLVGSFVFLVASIACSWAPNLEVMIIIRVIQGAAGAVLIPLSFQLIITELPPSKIAMGMALFALSNSVAQAAGPSIGGWLTDAYSWRWIFYLQLAPGILLLLAVAWSIDAKPMQLSLLKRGDWGGILAMIVGLGGLQIVLEEGGRKDWFGSDFIVWMSLTAGVALVYFVLSQLYGSRSFINLRLLKSYNFGVASAAMFIFGGATFGLVFLVPNYLSQLQGYNAREIGISLIAYGMVQLVLAPFMPRLMKWLNPKLMVASGFFIMALGCYLGAHLDMDSAANVIIPSTVVRGIGQPLIMVALSVLAVSGLAKDEAGSASALFSMLRNLGGAVGTAGLTQIVAMRERFHSERVGESITLFSPSFQERLRAGMADSEAFVFNQLLPAQQQVLEGLMRTVRREAYLMAYSDAFYVSCIALVLCGVAALALRQQAKN, translated from the coding sequence ATGACTGAGATTGGCGAGAAAACCGTCTCCTTTCGCGCCTGGGTGGCCGTGATCGGCGGGCTGTTCGGCTGTTTCATGGCCGGCATGAACGTGCACGTGACCAGCGCCGCGCTGCCGGAAATCGAAGGCTCGCTGGGGGCGACCTTTGAAGAAGGCTCGTGGATTTCCACGGCGTATCTGGTTGCGGAAATCGTCATGATCCCGCTGACCGCCTGGCTGGTGCAGGTGTTCTCCCTGCGCCGGGTGATGCTGGTGGGCTCGTTTGTATTTCTAGTGGCTTCCATTGCCTGCTCCTGGGCACCCAACCTGGAAGTGATGATCATCATTCGGGTGATCCAGGGCGCCGCCGGCGCGGTGCTGATCCCGTTGTCGTTCCAACTGATCATCACGGAACTGCCGCCCAGCAAGATCGCCATGGGCATGGCCCTGTTCGCCCTGTCCAACAGCGTGGCCCAGGCCGCCGGGCCGTCCATCGGCGGCTGGCTGACCGATGCGTATTCCTGGCGCTGGATTTTTTACCTGCAACTGGCCCCCGGCATTCTCCTGCTGCTGGCGGTGGCATGGTCCATCGATGCCAAACCCATGCAATTGAGCCTGCTCAAGCGCGGCGACTGGGGCGGCATCCTGGCCATGATTGTCGGCCTCGGCGGGTTGCAGATCGTGCTTGAAGAAGGCGGACGCAAGGACTGGTTCGGCTCCGATTTCATCGTATGGATGTCGCTCACCGCCGGCGTCGCCCTGGTGTATTTCGTGCTGTCACAGCTCTACGGCAGCCGCTCATTCATCAACCTGCGCCTGCTCAAGAGCTACAACTTCGGCGTGGCGAGCGCAGCGATGTTCATTTTTGGCGGGGCCACGTTCGGCCTGGTCTTTCTGGTGCCCAATTACCTGTCCCAACTGCAGGGCTACAACGCCCGGGAAATCGGGATCAGCCTGATTGCCTACGGCATGGTGCAACTGGTGCTGGCGCCGTTCATGCCGCGCCTGATGAAGTGGCTCAACCCAAAACTGATGGTTGCCAGCGGCTTTTTCATCATGGCCCTGGGCTGCTATCTCGGCGCGCATCTGGACATGGACAGCGCCGCCAACGTGATCATCCCGTCCACTGTGGTACGGGGCATCGGGCAACCGTTGATCATGGTGGCGCTTTCGGTGCTGGCCGTGTCCGGGTTGGCCAAGGATGAAGCCGGTTCTGCCTCTGCCCTGTTTTCCATGCTGCGCAACCTGGGCGGCGCCGTGGGCACTGCCGGGTTGACGCAGATTGTCGCCATGCGCGAGCGCTTTCATTCAGAGCGAGTCGGCGAGTCGATCACCTTGTTTTCCCCGTCATTCCAGGAGCGCCTGCGCGCCGGCATGGCAGACAGCGAAGCCTTCGTCTTCAACCAACTGCTGCCCGCCCAGCAGCAAGTCCTTGAGGGCTTGATGCGTACCGTGCGCCGCGAGGCCTACCTGATGGCCTACAGCGATGCGTTCTACGTGTCCTGTATCGCCTTGGTCCTGTGTGGTGTGGCGGCATTGGCATTACGTCAGCAAGCAAAGAATTGA
- a CDS encoding HlyD family secretion protein, with amino-acid sequence MNIAVDEKTAVQDEQEHVLEQLMHARKQRRKRNLILLGGAALLIAAVAFGVYWMTVGRYLEQTDDAYVRADWIPISPRVSGYVAQVLVEDDQPVKAGDVLVRIEDRDYQARLAQARAELAQAQASIAAEQANLHVTDSLIAQQKAGVAQAEAHTRSVGAELRRASLDQHRYEGLVREHAASAQRLESAAASYTQASAAVDIARAMQRQQETRLNVATTRRQLADASLQQQIARRDQAEAQLKLATHALEDTLIRSPIDGVVGQRKVRARQYVAPGLPLLAVVPLQQAYVVANYKETQLRDMRAGQTVDISVDSYSGRKLKGHVVSFSPGSGAVFALLPSDNATGNFTKIVQRFPVKIVIDQHDDGGPILPGMSVITTVDTRPTAQGAAHD; translated from the coding sequence ATGAATATCGCTGTTGATGAAAAAACCGCTGTGCAGGATGAGCAGGAGCATGTGCTCGAGCAGCTCATGCACGCCCGCAAGCAACGCCGCAAACGCAATCTGATCCTGCTCGGTGGTGCTGCGTTGTTGATCGCAGCGGTGGCGTTCGGCGTGTATTGGATGACCGTCGGGCGTTACCTGGAACAGACTGACGACGCCTACGTGCGTGCCGACTGGATTCCCATCAGCCCAAGGGTGTCCGGGTACGTAGCCCAGGTGTTGGTGGAGGATGACCAGCCCGTCAAGGCCGGGGATGTGCTGGTGCGCATCGAGGACCGTGACTACCAGGCGCGCTTGGCCCAAGCCCGTGCGGAGTTGGCGCAAGCACAAGCCTCGATTGCCGCCGAGCAGGCCAACCTGCACGTTACCGACAGCCTGATCGCACAGCAAAAGGCCGGTGTCGCCCAGGCCGAGGCGCATACCCGCAGCGTGGGGGCGGAGTTGCGCCGCGCCAGTCTGGATCAACATCGCTATGAAGGCCTGGTCCGCGAGCATGCCGCCAGCGCCCAGCGCCTGGAAAGCGCCGCGGCCAGTTACACCCAGGCCAGCGCCGCGGTGGACATTGCCCGGGCGATGCAGCGCCAGCAGGAAACCCGGCTGAATGTCGCCACTACCCGCCGCCAATTGGCCGATGCCTCGCTGCAGCAACAGATAGCCCGGCGCGACCAGGCCGAGGCCCAGTTGAAACTGGCGACCCATGCGCTCGAAGACACCTTGATCCGCTCGCCGATTGACGGGGTAGTGGGGCAGCGCAAGGTGCGCGCCCGCCAATATGTCGCGCCGGGCCTGCCGCTGCTGGCCGTGGTGCCCTTGCAGCAGGCCTACGTGGTGGCCAACTACAAGGAAACCCAATTGCGTGACATGCGCGCCGGGCAAACGGTGGATATCAGCGTCGACAGCTATTCAGGGCGCAAGCTCAAGGGCCATGTGGTGAGTTTTTCGCCCGGTTCGGGTGCGGTATTTGCGCTGCTGCCGTCGGACAACGCCACCGGCAACTTCACCAAGATCGTGCAGCGTTTTCCGGTGAAGATCGTGATCGATCAGCACGATGACGGCGGCCCCATCCTGCCGGGCATGTCGGTGATCACGACGGTGGATACCCGTCCTACTGCCCAGGGCGCCGCGCATGACTGA
- a CDS encoding TolC family protein, protein MGSPSFSTRHCRLSLLGVAVVWLAGCSSWVTHVPAQPHPSRIDALSRLPQGVSAQVLPDRWWQLYNDPKLDALVQQALEHNRDLAAAQAHVQSMLAGIMQADAERWPSTQASLGAVYGKTADDQTLAKATDSHAPSQWAFNPGFELAYQVDVWGQVQRSIERAQVQAAAAQDAEDLLRITVAAQTTRAYVNACALGARAKVQRHSLEVVGRSLALTDRQRQAGVVTDLEYSRMQALQGETLALLPMLEARRESALYELAMLTGVADLEQGSGAATCEVVPQLSAALPVGDGWQLLARRPDIRQAERALRAATLQVDIVQADLYPKVTFGASVSSSASKSHELGDSSAVMFGIGPLITWQFPNWRANRARVNQARALEQVEVAQFENSVLRALKDVRQALALYDGERQRHAALSQALDSSRHAYKLAQFNYNAGSIDFLDVLDSERELIRLQATRADADGQLLQRQISLFRALGGGWQSASAQAPAAALTHASAHFSGTQP, encoded by the coding sequence ATGGGTTCGCCTTCATTTTCCACGCGGCACTGCCGTCTTTCGCTCCTGGGCGTGGCTGTCGTCTGGTTGGCAGGATGTTCTTCCTGGGTCACCCATGTGCCGGCGCAACCGCACCCTTCGCGCATCGATGCCTTGAGCCGCCTGCCGCAGGGTGTGTCGGCCCAGGTCTTGCCCGACCGTTGGTGGCAGTTGTACAACGATCCCAAGCTCGACGCGCTGGTGCAGCAAGCGCTGGAACATAACCGCGACCTGGCGGCGGCGCAGGCCCATGTGCAGTCGATGCTGGCCGGCATCATGCAGGCCGACGCCGAGCGTTGGCCGTCCACCCAGGCGTCACTGGGCGCCGTCTACGGCAAGACTGCCGACGATCAGACCCTGGCCAAGGCCACCGACAGCCACGCACCGTCGCAGTGGGCCTTCAACCCGGGTTTCGAATTGGCTTACCAAGTGGATGTGTGGGGCCAGGTCCAGCGCAGCATTGAGCGGGCGCAGGTGCAAGCGGCGGCGGCTCAGGACGCCGAAGACTTGCTGCGCATCACCGTCGCCGCGCAAACCACCCGCGCCTACGTGAATGCCTGCGCCCTGGGCGCGCGCGCCAAAGTGCAGCGCCATTCACTGGAAGTGGTCGGGCGCAGCTTGGCGCTGACCGATCGCCAGCGTCAGGCCGGCGTAGTGACAGACCTTGAATACAGCCGCATGCAGGCCCTGCAGGGCGAAACCCTGGCCCTGTTGCCGATGCTGGAGGCGCGCCGCGAGTCGGCGTTGTACGAGCTGGCGATGCTGACCGGCGTGGCTGACCTGGAGCAGGGTTCAGGCGCGGCGACGTGCGAAGTGGTACCGCAACTCAGTGCCGCGCTGCCGGTGGGCGATGGCTGGCAATTACTGGCACGCCGCCCTGATATCCGTCAGGCCGAGCGCGCTTTGCGAGCCGCCACCTTGCAAGTGGATATCGTCCAGGCCGACCTGTATCCGAAGGTTACTTTTGGCGCCTCCGTGTCTTCCTCGGCCAGCAAGTCCCATGAACTGGGGGACAGCAGCGCGGTGATGTTTGGCATCGGTCCGCTGATTACCTGGCAGTTCCCCAACTGGCGTGCCAACCGTGCGCGGGTCAACCAGGCGCGCGCGCTCGAGCAGGTGGAAGTCGCGCAATTCGAAAACAGCGTGCTCAGGGCGCTCAAGGACGTACGCCAGGCCCTGGCGCTGTACGACGGCGAGCGCCAGCGCCACGCCGCCTTGAGTCAGGCACTCGATAGCAGTCGGCATGCCTACAAGCTGGCGCAGTTCAACTACAACGCCGGCTCCATCGACTTTCTCGATGTGCTCGACAGCGAGCGTGAGCTGATCCGCCTGCAAGCCACGCGCGCCGATGCCGATGGCCAATTGCTGCAGCGCCAGATCAGCCTGTTTCGCGCCCTGGGGGGCGGTTGGCAATCCGCTTCCGCCCAGGCTCCGGCCGCTGCACTTACCCACGCTTCCGCCCATTTTTCCGGTACCCAGCCATGA
- a CDS encoding helix-turn-helix domain-containing protein has protein sequence MNAHTALAALTGNYGHGDIVASHRHDEGQLVYAINGVMLVSVVGTTWVVPSGHALWVPSGQEHQIRMTGEVRMRTLLISPGAHRALTEECHVIRVSPLLRELIIAAAETPDSEPAVVRHRQIVDLIFSELDRAQKVLAHVPIPDEPRLKSLCADFIDNPSQESKLESWAVQLNMSSRTLARLFQKELGMSYGEWRKRTRLLLSMQRLACGVSILEVALEHGYQSPSAFTAMFKRTMGYTPSNCRLV, from the coding sequence ATGAATGCGCATACCGCATTGGCGGCGCTTACCGGTAACTATGGTCACGGCGATATCGTTGCCTCGCATCGACACGACGAAGGCCAGTTGGTCTACGCCATCAACGGCGTCATGCTGGTATCGGTCGTCGGCACCACTTGGGTGGTACCTTCCGGGCACGCGCTGTGGGTCCCCTCCGGGCAGGAGCACCAGATCCGCATGACGGGCGAGGTGCGCATGCGCACGTTGCTGATCAGCCCCGGCGCCCACCGCGCCTTGACGGAGGAATGCCACGTCATCCGTGTGTCGCCGCTGCTGCGTGAGTTGATCATCGCCGCCGCCGAAACACCTGACAGCGAGCCGGCGGTGGTGCGTCACAGGCAGATTGTCGACCTGATCTTCTCTGAACTCGACAGGGCACAGAAAGTATTGGCGCATGTGCCGATTCCAGACGAGCCGCGGCTCAAGTCGCTGTGTGCCGACTTTATCGACAACCCTTCCCAGGAATCGAAACTGGAGAGCTGGGCGGTGCAACTCAATATGAGTTCGCGCACCCTGGCTCGGTTGTTCCAGAAAGAGTTGGGCATGAGTTATGGCGAGTGGCGCAAGCGCACACGCCTGCTGCTGAGCATGCAGCGCCTGGCCTGCGGCGTGTCCATTCTTGAAGTGGCGCTTGAGCATGGCTACCAAAGCCCCAGCGCTTTCACGGCAATGTTCAAACGCACCATGGGCTATACACCCAGCAACTGCCGTTTGGTCTGA